TAGGCGAGGACGAATAGTTCTTGCGAAGGGGCGTAGAAATCCTCGTTCGGAGTCCATGCCGCCTTAGCCTTGCTATCTGCCTGGTTATAGTCCAATGTGACCTGCGGCTCTGCCCACCGCTCCCGCCACCACTGGCGCCGCGGGCGCTCGTCCTCACGGTCCTCTGCCATGACCATCCCTTGCATCGCCCACCAAAGGTCGAGCAGGCCATCGGCGTCTAGTTCCAAAGCGTCAGCATAGGCGCGGACGATCGCTTCGGTCTTGGGTGGACGGTTCCCGCTTTCTGCCATTGAGACCGCAGCGATAGACAGCTTGGGGCTGAAAAAGCCAGCGACATCAGACTGGTTCTTTGACCTGTCCTTGCGCACGGCCTGCAACACGGCTCCGAATGCCACTGCCGAACTAGATCCTGGTTTCACTTCTCAAAATCCTCCTGAATCGGCTAACGTTGATTTCACAACACGAGCAACTCGTGAAAGTGAAATATATCATGAGGCGTCTTCTCGACCAGCGAGTCCGACGCCCTCCCGCAAGAGAAGGAAGTTTGGACATGAATCACGGGTTCTCATTCACGCGACTCGTCGACAGCATGGAGCAGCTGTCTCACGAGCTGCCTCGGGCGGTCACCTCAGCGAAGGCAATCGTGGGTGAAGTGAGAGAAATCTACTGCCTCGTATCCCCGCTGCTCGAGCGGTTCAACGCGAAGTAGGCCGCGGGCAACACCCGCCTAGATGCAAGCCGCCTGCGGACGACGGCACGCCGTAAGCCATGAACTTCGGTCGGTTCCCTCTACAACCCAACACCGGCTACTCCTGACAAGGAGTCATCATCACCTGCGGGCGGCCGAAAGTTGCCGAAGCGCGGTCGTTGTGGTTGCTAACGCTTGCTGGATACTCTGTGCATTCACAAGCGCGGTAACTGTTAACGGAACTACGGATCACTTCGAGATTTCACAAGATGATTCGAGTTACTAACCAGCGAGAGACTAATTAAAATTGCCGAAGCGCGGCCGCTCTGGTTGCTAACGCTTGCTGAATAGTCTGTACATTCACAAGCGCGGTAACTGTTAACGGAACTACGGATCACTTCGAGATTTCACAAGATGATTCGAGTTACTAACCAGCGAGAGACTAATTAAAATTGCCGAAGCGCGGCCGCTCTGGTTGCTAACGCTTGCTGAATAGTCTGTACATTCACAAGCGGGGAAATGATTGAAGGAACTACGGGTGGTTTTGAGATCTTTAAATACCGATTGGACTCCGTAGTGATACTCTTAGATTGTTCATACGGTTCAAACGGATTGATGCCACTGATCCGTATGGATTGACTTCTACGGAACCTCGGCCACGCTAGTTGTGGTGCAGAGTCCAAGGAAGGATAGGTGGGCGCCGACCAGGAGTGCTAGTCCGGCCGACGCCCGCAAGGGGATGATTGGCTAACGGAAAAGCCAGTTGTTCACTGACAGGAAAATAGAAATTGCCACGATGAGACGCTCGCAGGCCCTGAGAAGCTGCACTATCGTCGTGGCGTTTCTATGCGATCCAGAGCGCCTCGCCTTTCTCTTCTTCTTGCTCAATCCTTCTCCCCCCTTTCCTTACCACTCGGTACCTGCACTGCCTGATGCAGTGGAAAGTACGACCCGGAAAGTGGGTTGTTAAGATGTTACTGCACATTCAAAGACAAATTGATTTTTGGGGCTCGAATTTTCAAACTCGACCCCCGATGATGCAGCGGCCCTAGCCGTATTAGTGACTGCTCATATCTGCTTTTCCGAGCCCATGCACTGATCTGCTTGGCGCTGCCCAAAACTTGCTCCATCGCGGTAGGAAGGGCCTACTACAGCGGACGGCTCTGAGCACACCTATCCTGCGCGTTCGCCACGGCCATCCCTTCCAACCCAACCGAACACGACACCGCTTTGAAGAAGGCGAACGCGACAGGTTCTCAAGGAAACCGGAAGATAGCCTGCCGCGCCCCTGCCCCAAAGGGGCCGGGGCGCAACGCGAAGGCGACTTCAGGCTAGCTGGGTTCGCACGTCAGGGAACCAG
The window above is part of the Arthrobacter sp. OAP107 genome. Proteins encoded here:
- a CDS encoding helix-turn-helix domain-containing protein gives rise to the protein MAFGAVLQAVRKDRSKNQSDVAGFFSPKLSIAAVSMAESGNRPPKTEAIVRAYADALELDADGLLDLWWAMQGMVMAEDREDERPRRQWWRERWAEPQVTLDYNQADSKAKAAWTPNEDFYAPSQELFVLA